Genomic DNA from Fimbriimonas ginsengisoli Gsoil 348:
GTCGACGGCGCAAGTTCGGCGAACGGCGAGGTACATCGGCGACCGGATAGTGGTCAGACTTTGAATGACGGCGGAAGATCGCAATGCGAGACATCTTCGCGCAGGTACGAACCAAAGCTGCGTCTACAACGCTTCGCGTTATGGACTGTGGTTGATGCGGTAGCATCTGATGCATGCGAACCACGTTGGACATTGCGGAGGACGTGCTGTTGGCAGCGAAAGCGCTGGGGAGATTGGAGCATAAGACTGCCGGCCAGGTCCTGTCGGAGCTGGCCAGGAAGGGACTTGCCGCCTCGAAAGGAGGGGCTGAGATGAGCTCCGAGCAGGAATTCCTCGGGTTTAGGCCATTGCCGATGCGTGGCGTGGTCGTCACGTCGGAACTGATCGAGCGGCTCCGTGAGGACGAGTTTCTGTGACCGCTCTACTCGATGTGAACATGCTGCTCGCGTTGCTCGACGGGTCTCATGTCCATCACGTCCGCGCCAAGGAGTGGCTGCTCGCGCAACCGAAGCCAACCTGGGCGTCGTGTCCCATTACGCAGAACGGGTTTATTCGGATTATCTCGCAGAGCGCTTATCCGGGTTCGATCAGTACAAGCCAGGCCTTTTCCCTGCTTGGGACTGCCGCAAGTTCGCCTCACCATCGATTTTGGCCCGACGATCTCAGTCTCCTTGACGGGTCCCTCATCGATCCAACTCTTGTTCATGGTCCCAAACAGGTTACGGACATTTACCTACTTGCCCTTGCCGTAAAACATAACGGACGGTTCGTGGCCTTGGACCGGGCAATTCCACTGAGCAGCGTTCGCGGCGCCCAATCGCACCATTTGGTTCTTCTCTAACGGCCCGAACCGGCTTCCCCATCTCGGCGATTTTGAGGTCGCTGATCTAATTCATTGAACCTCCTGTGGGTTGTCGGCCACCCACCTTTGATTACCGGCACGCTACCCGTCCAATGGCTACCAAAGGCGTGCCTAAGGAGCAGAAATGAAAGTATCATCGCTTCGCCAGAGTGTCCCGCGTGGAAAACATGTGGATCCAGGCATCGCTTTTCAGCGAACGAGAACAGGCATCTTGGCCCTTGGCCTCTTGGCAACGGTGGGCGGCGCCTATGCCTGTTCCGGGGTGGGGCCGCCGGGACAACCGGTCGTATTCGGCGACCAGACGAACATCGTCATTTGGGATGAAGCTCACCATACGGAGCATTTCATCCGCAACGCCAAGTTCCGGTCCGGAGCGGACGATTTCGGCTTTATCGCTCCCACTCCCGCAAAGCCCGAGCTAAGCCAGGCATCCAGTCGCGCGTTCAATACCCTTGCGGCGCTCGCTCCGGTTGTTGTGTACAGCAGAGGTTTCGGCGGTGGGGGAGGAATGGCCGACCGAACAAAATCCGCCGAGGTTCAGGTTATTCAGGAGGCGGATGTCTCCGGCTATCATGCGACGACTCTGAAGTGCCCGGATGCTCACGCCATCAACGATTGGATGAACCAGCATGGCTACATTTCGACCCCCGAAGTCGAAAAATGGGCGGAGCGATATTGCTCCCGTGGTTGGTACCTCACGGCGTTCAAAGTCGTGGACAAATCGAAGCTTATGGCGTCGACAGGCACCGTTCGGATGTCTTTCCGGACCAACAAGCCGTTCAATCCGTTTTACGTTCCGGCGACGAACATCCCCATCAATGGGGGAGGGACCTTGCGGGTCTATTTCGTTTCGGTCGGCAACTACGATGCGCTCATCGGGCATTCCGAAACTTGGCAAACGCCCCAGTGGACCTCGGCGGTCCCCGAGGCCTCGGCGGCGCTGCTCGCTAAACAGGCCGAATTGCCGTTCGCTTCCGTTCCTGACAACTGCCAGGTGGAGGCGTTCGTCGACAACAACTTCCCGCGTCCGGCCGCGGACGATATCTACTTCGTCAAGAGGCCGACGGAAGCGTCGTCGAGCAAGCTCATCGGCCTGCCCGGCCGCCAGATCCCAACGACCGCGGCGATGTCTCTACTCGTGAGTCTCGGAGTGTTCGCGGTAGCCCGCCGGCGTCGGTCGGCAGGCTAGGGCCAGACGCTTTGCATCCCGGGGCGTGCCCGGGATGCAAAGCGGTCTTTGGGTCAAGCCTTGGCGCGCATCGCGGCTTCGATCTTGGCGACGTCGATCTTTCCCATCTCCATCATTGCCTCGAAGGCTCGCTTGGCCACGTCGCCACCCTCGGCCATCGCATCGGTCA
This window encodes:
- a CDS encoding DUF2330 domain-containing protein; the encoded protein is MALGLLATVGGAYACSGVGPPGQPVVFGDQTNIVIWDEAHHTEHFIRNAKFRSGADDFGFIAPTPAKPELSQASSRAFNTLAALAPVVVYSRGFGGGGGMADRTKSAEVQVIQEADVSGYHATTLKCPDAHAINDWMNQHGYISTPEVEKWAERYCSRGWYLTAFKVVDKSKLMASTGTVRMSFRTNKPFNPFYVPATNIPINGGGTLRVYFVSVGNYDALIGHSETWQTPQWTSAVPEASAALLAKQAELPFASVPDNCQVEAFVDNNFPRPAADDIYFVKRPTEASSSKLIGLPGRQIPTTAAMSLLVSLGVFAVARRRRSAG
- a CDS encoding TA system VapC family ribonuclease toxin gives rise to the protein MTALLDVNMLLALLDGSHVHHVRAKEWLLAQPKPTWASCPITQNGFIRIISQSAYPGSISTSQAFSLLGTAASSPHHRFWPDDLSLLDGSLIDPTLVHGPKQVTDIYLLALAVKHNGRFVALDRAIPLSSVRGAQSHHLVLL